One stretch of Dyella jiangningensis DNA includes these proteins:
- a CDS encoding TonB-dependent receptor — MSTVLRKHPLSFAITVSLFAAVSASASASTFADMQPDGPAPQATTPQTTPAPATPSPDAKKTDKKESDAEKSAATLATVNVSGVRASQMRAIDLKREAPNIQDSITAENIGALPDTTITDSLQRVTGVQINRDAGVGTSVDVRGLPQVGTMLNGEVFITADQIDSQQPDFTMLPSTLFHGVDVIKSTTASTTDGGISGAIDLHTYRPWDLPSGFTYSYSANGERGSTTEHTGPEANGLISYNDNGHWGLLVSADYSDTRRMNATEGLDQYGVVFNGENAASAGGYNGFLTPWNGAPIPSKIVQNADGSVDVNGDGKSNGVFMGSQDIGLNDIITQRKRKSANASFQMDLGSGFTATSDFFYSQQHEYNRNFGIQFNSTNWQGATYVPLQSRNTGSPALGSYGTPEPGWEGSQIYTTQVYQKWPGDVESYSSMIQKDSIAKNFNLQLDYDNGGPFTASVRGIHDTASQSYQETDINISDSDGALWPNVLMDGVDPNSVPPGTMVYPAQLGGNRVFNANGIPQNTVPIVANFNGRYITVSVPSSLAANFANPSDWTMKTLESSGDYDRKVALNALRFDGKYDFQDGFKLEFGLRNSIRSADNNGWTLETPVYAGMGASDPNGCLVRYVGADVVLNSGDCTAGNDVGYFRAGPLSAVSMPNTAAPLANNFKQYTNLLGSGINFWAIDPSALKDPVSYWKSLYPDTVKVAEPGTTWAVRLKELTGYLQGDFNGTLWDMPYSGNLGVRLIRTHLDVTQHLTGAPGSYGDEPIDAGTALTKRSYQDVLPSFNFSLDITDSLKFRLAYSKNMMPLDLSTWGGGLQLNYSLAETPQGPIFRVSNGTSTGNPDLNPWRSTNYGASLEYYINPTSMLSLALFRINVDSFIKNGSVTNCDLPDEDGVVRNHCIVITQPVQGTGNSIHGAEFDYRQGFTFLPGFLSKTGMEINATYAPSNSGEKDLAGKEIPFQDNSTKSGNLILWYQDDHFQARVAYNYRSRRAVMDSVGGITGMEMYEAPQKYLDASISYKFSKYAEVFLDGTNLTNEYQRYYLVWPDQPGHSTFSERMFMLGVRGQW; from the coding sequence ATGTCCACCGTACTTCGCAAGCATCCTTTGTCTTTTGCCATCACCGTGTCGCTGTTCGCTGCCGTATCGGCATCGGCCTCGGCCTCGACCTTCGCCGACATGCAGCCCGACGGCCCGGCGCCGCAGGCCACCACGCCACAGACCACGCCCGCGCCGGCAACGCCATCTCCCGACGCCAAGAAGACCGACAAGAAGGAAAGCGATGCCGAGAAGAGCGCGGCGACATTGGCGACGGTGAACGTATCGGGCGTGCGCGCGTCGCAGATGCGTGCCATCGACCTCAAGCGTGAGGCGCCCAACATCCAGGACAGCATCACCGCGGAGAACATCGGCGCCCTGCCCGATACCACCATTACCGACTCCCTGCAGCGCGTTACCGGCGTGCAGATCAATCGCGACGCCGGTGTCGGCACCTCGGTGGATGTGCGCGGCCTGCCCCAGGTCGGCACCATGCTGAACGGCGAAGTGTTCATCACCGCCGACCAGATCGATTCGCAGCAGCCGGACTTCACCATGCTGCCGTCGACGCTGTTCCATGGCGTGGACGTGATCAAGTCGACCACCGCCAGCACCACGGACGGCGGCATCAGCGGCGCCATCGACCTGCACACGTATCGACCGTGGGATCTGCCCAGCGGGTTCACCTACAGCTACTCCGCCAATGGCGAACGCGGCAGCACCACCGAGCATACGGGACCCGAAGCCAACGGCCTGATTTCCTACAATGACAACGGCCATTGGGGCCTGCTGGTTTCCGCGGACTACTCCGACACCCGCCGCATGAACGCCACCGAAGGCCTCGACCAGTACGGCGTCGTGTTCAATGGCGAGAACGCGGCCAGCGCAGGCGGCTACAACGGCTTCCTGACGCCGTGGAATGGCGCCCCCATTCCGTCGAAGATCGTGCAGAACGCGGACGGCAGCGTGGACGTCAACGGTGATGGCAAGTCCAATGGCGTCTTCATGGGCAGCCAGGACATCGGCCTCAACGACATCATCACCCAGCGCAAGCGCAAGTCGGCCAACGCGTCGTTCCAGATGGATCTTGGCAGCGGCTTCACCGCGACCAGCGACTTCTTCTACTCGCAGCAGCACGAGTACAACCGCAACTTCGGCATCCAGTTCAACTCCACCAACTGGCAGGGCGCAACGTATGTGCCGCTGCAGTCGCGCAACACCGGCAGCCCGGCCCTGGGCTCCTACGGCACCCCCGAACCAGGCTGGGAGGGTTCGCAGATCTACACCACGCAGGTTTACCAGAAGTGGCCGGGCGACGTGGAGTCGTACTCGTCGATGATCCAGAAGGATTCCATCGCGAAGAACTTCAATCTCCAGCTGGATTACGACAACGGCGGGCCATTCACGGCCAGCGTGCGCGGCATCCACGATACGGCCTCCCAGTCGTACCAGGAAACCGACATCAACATCTCCGATTCCGATGGCGCGTTATGGCCCAACGTGCTGATGGATGGCGTCGATCCGAACTCGGTGCCGCCGGGCACCATGGTCTATCCGGCACAACTGGGCGGCAACCGCGTATTCAATGCCAACGGCATTCCGCAGAACACGGTGCCTATCGTCGCCAACTTCAATGGCCGCTATATCACCGTCAGCGTGCCTTCCTCGCTGGCGGCGAATTTCGCCAACCCCAGCGACTGGACGATGAAGACACTGGAGTCTTCCGGCGATTACGACCGCAAGGTGGCGTTGAACGCGTTGCGCTTCGACGGCAAGTACGATTTCCAGGATGGCTTCAAGCTCGAGTTCGGCCTGCGCAACAGCATCCGCAGCGCCGACAACAATGGCTGGACGCTGGAAACGCCGGTTTATGCGGGCATGGGTGCGAGCGATCCCAACGGTTGCCTGGTGCGCTATGTCGGCGCCGACGTGGTGCTCAACAGTGGCGACTGCACGGCGGGTAACGACGTGGGCTACTTCCGCGCGGGCCCGCTGTCCGCGGTATCGATGCCCAACACCGCGGCGCCACTGGCCAACAACTTCAAGCAATACACCAACCTGCTGGGCTCGGGCATCAACTTCTGGGCGATCGATCCATCGGCCCTGAAAGATCCCGTGTCGTACTGGAAATCGCTCTACCCCGATACCGTGAAGGTGGCCGAGCCTGGAACGACCTGGGCCGTACGACTGAAGGAGCTCACCGGCTACCTGCAGGGCGACTTCAACGGCACCCTGTGGGACATGCCATACAGCGGCAACCTCGGTGTGCGCCTGATTCGCACCCATCTTGACGTGACCCAGCACCTGACGGGAGCCCCCGGCTCGTACGGCGACGAACCGATCGACGCCGGCACGGCCCTCACCAAGCGCAGCTACCAGGATGTGCTGCCCTCCTTCAATTTCTCGCTGGATATCACCGACAGCCTGAAGTTCCGCCTCGCCTACTCCAAGAACATGATGCCGCTGGACCTCAGCACCTGGGGCGGCGGCCTGCAGCTGAACTACTCGCTGGCCGAAACGCCGCAAGGCCCGATCTTCCGCGTCTCCAATGGCACGTCGACCGGCAACCCGGACCTCAACCCCTGGCGCTCCACCAACTACGGCGCATCACTGGAGTACTACATCAATCCCACCAGCATGCTCAGCCTGGCCCTGTTCCGCATCAACGTGGACAGCTTCATCAAGAACGGCAGCGTGACCAACTGCGACCTGCCGGACGAGGACGGCGTCGTCCGCAACCATTGCATCGTGATCACCCAGCCCGTGCAGGGCACCGGCAACAGCATTCACGGCGCGGAGTTCGACTACCGCCAGGGTTTCACCTTCCTGCCGGGCTTCCTGTCCAAGACGGGCATGGAGATCAACGCCACCTATGCGCCGAGCAACTCGGGCGAGAAGGACCTCGCCGGCAAGGAGATCCCTTTCCAGGACAACTCCACCAAGTCCGGCAACCTCATCCTGTGGTACCAGGACGATCACTTCCAGGCCCGCGTCGCGTACAACTACCGCTCGCGGCGCGCGGTGATGGACAGCGTGGGCGGCATCACCGGCATGGAGATGTACGAGGCGCCGCAGAAGTACCTCGATGCGTCGATCTCGTACAAGTTCAGCAAGTACGCCGAGGTGTTCCTGGACGGCACCAACCTCACCAACGAGTACCAGCGCTACTACCTGGTGTGGCCAGATCAGCCGGGGCACTCGACGTTCTCCGAGCGCATGTTCATGTTGGGCGTACGCGGCCAGTGGTAA
- a CDS encoding beta-N-acetylhexosaminidase, whose protein sequence is MSRVATARLLRCAAVAWLVVCGAAMASPVTPAWSLLPQPAMAKAAGSGVVQVADGAIVRVHGPDQPEVQRIAERLVQRLADTHALHLRTTTTDAAHPTITFEMDAGADIADASGYRITVDDEGIRVTARTPRGAFYGSVTLWQLLTPPGWARGKPVDVAYGVIDDHPRFAWRALLLDSGRHFQSVADIKKLIDWMSLNKLNVLLWHLTEDQGWRLEIPKYPALTTIGACRKAVGLDAELTGSTEQPYCGYYTEAQARDVVRYAAERYVDVVPEFDLPGHSQAAIAAYPSLGVTGARPPVWTDWGVSPWLLKPDEKTLQFVDDVLDEMMQLFPSRYISIGGDEADKQQWNASAETRARMQRLGLANMDELQAWFMQQVAEHLLKHGRIPVGWDDELAAGVTLPQSQVVMSWHGDHNERVALAALKQGHDVIMTPQESLYFDHIQSDLPDEWAGPPPAVTLQQAYDTAVVPQGASADEARHIIGVQAGLWAEQMRSFAHDQHAVFPRIAALAELGWSPAEAHDWNGFLQRMPAELARYRALGIDYADSAFAPSFQVSAASRGTLRVELFNQSHFGTIRYTTDGSDPTNQSTRYTQALTLTGPVTLRAATFASDGFELAAPRTQVVDETALQARDGSALETCSHQPGSRLDGSKPAKGPRPTYSVDIGNACWSWPQAPVGGVTHVSLLVERIAWRFGDEARDAVVRNKAGAAGEFEIHGDSCTGPLLARLPLDGVTHAQGQHRLDAKVAMPPGSDVRDLCIFATGDPRDGQWALARVTLSK, encoded by the coding sequence ATGAGCCGCGTCGCGACAGCCCGCCTGCTCCGCTGTGCCGCCGTCGCCTGGCTGGTGGTGTGCGGCGCGGCCATGGCGTCGCCCGTCACGCCTGCATGGTCTCTGCTGCCACAGCCGGCCATGGCCAAAGCGGCCGGATCGGGTGTGGTCCAGGTCGCGGATGGCGCCATCGTTCGCGTGCACGGCCCGGATCAGCCGGAGGTGCAACGCATCGCCGAGCGACTGGTGCAGCGGCTGGCCGACACCCATGCGCTGCACTTGCGGACGACGACGACGGATGCGGCGCACCCGACGATTACGTTCGAGATGGACGCGGGTGCCGATATCGCGGACGCATCCGGCTACCGCATCACCGTGGATGACGAAGGCATCCGGGTGACGGCGCGAACGCCGCGCGGCGCGTTCTACGGCAGCGTCACCCTGTGGCAGCTGCTCACGCCGCCCGGATGGGCGCGAGGCAAACCCGTCGACGTAGCGTACGGCGTCATCGACGATCATCCACGGTTCGCATGGCGTGCCCTGCTGCTCGATTCCGGGCGGCATTTCCAGAGCGTGGCCGACATCAAGAAGCTGATCGACTGGATGTCGCTCAACAAGTTGAACGTGCTGCTGTGGCATCTGACCGAAGATCAGGGCTGGCGCCTCGAGATTCCCAAGTACCCTGCACTGACGACGATCGGCGCATGCCGCAAGGCAGTCGGCCTCGACGCCGAACTCACCGGCTCGACTGAACAACCCTATTGCGGCTACTACACCGAAGCGCAGGCGCGCGACGTCGTGCGTTATGCCGCCGAGCGCTACGTGGACGTCGTGCCGGAGTTCGACCTGCCCGGACATTCCCAGGCGGCCATCGCCGCCTATCCATCGCTTGGCGTCACCGGCGCGCGTCCGCCCGTGTGGACCGACTGGGGTGTCAGCCCCTGGCTGCTCAAGCCCGATGAAAAGACCCTGCAGTTCGTCGATGACGTGCTCGACGAGATGATGCAGCTGTTTCCCTCGCGCTACATCTCCATCGGCGGCGACGAAGCCGACAAGCAGCAATGGAACGCATCGGCCGAAACGCGTGCGCGGATGCAGCGGCTCGGCCTGGCGAACATGGATGAGCTGCAAGCCTGGTTCATGCAGCAGGTAGCGGAGCATCTGCTCAAGCATGGGCGCATACCGGTGGGCTGGGACGACGAGCTGGCGGCCGGCGTGACGCTGCCGCAGTCGCAGGTGGTGATGTCGTGGCATGGCGACCACAACGAGCGCGTGGCGCTCGCCGCCCTCAAGCAGGGCCACGACGTGATCATGACGCCACAGGAATCGCTGTACTTCGATCACATCCAGTCCGACCTGCCCGACGAGTGGGCAGGCCCGCCTCCGGCGGTGACGTTGCAGCAGGCCTATGACACGGCCGTCGTCCCGCAGGGCGCGAGCGCGGACGAAGCCAGGCACATCATCGGCGTGCAGGCCGGACTCTGGGCCGAGCAGATGCGCAGCTTCGCGCATGACCAGCATGCGGTGTTCCCACGCATCGCGGCGCTGGCAGAGCTTGGCTGGTCGCCCGCCGAGGCGCACGACTGGAACGGCTTCCTTCAGCGCATGCCGGCCGAGCTGGCACGTTACCGCGCGCTCGGCATCGACTATGCCGACAGCGCGTTCGCGCCCTCCTTCCAGGTATCCGCGGCATCTCGCGGCACACTCCGCGTCGAGCTGTTCAACCAGTCGCATTTCGGAACGATTCGCTACACGACGGATGGATCCGATCCCACCAACCAGTCCACGCGGTACACGCAAGCCCTCACGCTGACGGGCCCCGTGACCCTGCGCGCCGCCACCTTCGCATCGGACGGTTTCGAGCTTGCCGCGCCACGTACGCAGGTGGTGGACGAAACCGCCTTGCAGGCTCGTGACGGCAGCGCGCTTGAAACCTGCTCCCACCAGCCCGGCTCGCGCCTCGATGGCAGCAAGCCGGCGAAGGGACCACGGCCGACCTACAGCGTGGACATCGGCAATGCGTGCTGGTCATGGCCTCAGGCGCCGGTGGGCGGCGTCACGCATGTCTCGCTGCTGGTCGAACGCATCGCGTGGCGCTTTGGCGACGAAGCCAGGGACGCCGTGGTCCGCAACAAGGCAGGCGCAGCCGGCGAGTTCGAGATCCATGGCGATTCGTGCACGGGTCCGCTGCTCGCGCGCCTGCCGCTGGATGGCGTGACACACGCCCAGGGACAGCACCGTCTTGATGCCAAGGTCGCCATGCCGCCGGGGAGCGACGTGCGTGACCTTTGCATTTTCGCCACTGGCGATCCACGCGATGGCCAGTGGGCATTGGCACGCGTGACGTTATCGAAATAG
- a CDS encoding glycoside hydrolase family 76 protein, with translation MNLEALHIRVRTLLAAASLMVVAAAFPAAAADLASPDSPRADGSTAVARARVAADVLMGSYDPNKAWFPSSWWNSAVALQTIGDYMRRTGDRRYLGELDNTFEKDKGAFPGGVLSGDPLLGNFTSRAIDDSEWWGLTWVQAYDLTRNPKYLDMAVTIANYVDGFWDTSTCSGGVWWNAERTYKNAVTNGLWIRLTAELHNRIPGDTVWLSRSRTAWSWFQNSGMINANGLVNDGLTNACTNNGQNVWSYNQGLAIGAGLELWRATRDPGILASVRQLADAAIGPNALVTNGVLSEACDVITQTCDDNAKQFKGIFMRYWTDLVDTTHNPRYAAFLAQQAEGIWNNDRDAAGRLGTRWSGATGNDHPNVFDWRTQASALSALVGNVPIVTPQESLAATMSPAQPVIMPAASGITTIAIDLGASATGFFPLQALASIDVPAGWNVTPRATMLRLQPHGNAMPVSSTAPLTVTVPSSATDGHHMVTANVAAAGLYFNTQADVLVAHKIDFDTGTVDEVPWLFDPDGSQSNGVQNRFADGNAHFTYRFPLPADTTSAQVTLTIDAEFVVQVSSDNAHWTTVLQETRRITDGSNKADRTIDLTPYLGAASNGAKPVYVKVSDAFPDDGWGGRVYHVTANIVE, from the coding sequence ATGAATCTCGAAGCCTTGCATATACGAGTCCGGACATTGCTCGCCGCGGCCAGCCTGATGGTCGTGGCTGCCGCCTTCCCTGCGGCGGCAGCCGACCTCGCCTCTCCCGACAGTCCGCGAGCAGACGGCTCGACCGCCGTCGCCCGCGCCAGGGTCGCGGCGGACGTGCTGATGGGGTCCTACGATCCCAACAAGGCATGGTTTCCCTCCAGCTGGTGGAATTCGGCGGTCGCACTGCAGACCATCGGCGACTACATGCGGCGCACCGGCGACCGCCGCTATCTCGGCGAGCTGGACAACACCTTCGAAAAAGACAAAGGGGCGTTTCCCGGAGGCGTATTGTCGGGCGACCCGCTGCTGGGCAACTTCACCAGCCGGGCGATCGACGATTCCGAATGGTGGGGCCTGACCTGGGTGCAGGCCTATGACCTGACCAGGAACCCGAAGTACCTGGACATGGCCGTGACCATCGCCAACTACGTCGACGGATTCTGGGACACCAGCACGTGCAGTGGTGGCGTGTGGTGGAACGCCGAGCGCACCTACAAGAACGCGGTCACCAACGGCCTGTGGATTCGCCTCACCGCCGAACTGCATAACCGCATCCCGGGCGACACGGTATGGCTGAGCCGTTCACGCACGGCATGGTCGTGGTTCCAGAACAGCGGCATGATCAATGCCAATGGCCTGGTGAACGATGGCCTCACCAATGCCTGCACCAACAACGGGCAGAACGTGTGGAGCTACAACCAGGGCCTGGCCATCGGCGCAGGACTCGAGCTGTGGCGCGCCACGCGCGATCCCGGCATCCTGGCGAGCGTGCGGCAACTGGCGGATGCGGCCATCGGGCCCAACGCGCTGGTGACCAACGGCGTCCTCAGCGAAGCCTGCGACGTGATCACCCAGACCTGCGACGACAATGCCAAGCAGTTCAAGGGCATTTTCATGCGCTACTGGACCGACCTGGTCGACACCACCCACAATCCGCGCTATGCGGCGTTCCTCGCCCAGCAGGCCGAAGGCATCTGGAACAACGACCGCGACGCCGCCGGCCGGCTCGGCACGCGCTGGTCCGGCGCCACCGGCAACGACCATCCCAACGTGTTCGACTGGCGCACGCAGGCCAGCGCACTCAGTGCCCTCGTCGGCAACGTGCCGATCGTGACGCCGCAGGAGTCGCTGGCGGCGACGATGTCCCCGGCACAACCGGTGATCATGCCGGCCGCATCGGGCATCACGACGATCGCCATCGACCTCGGCGCATCGGCGACCGGCTTCTTCCCGCTGCAGGCGCTCGCTTCCATCGATGTTCCGGCCGGCTGGAACGTCACGCCGCGCGCCACCATGCTGCGCCTGCAGCCGCATGGCAATGCCATGCCGGTCAGCAGTACGGCCCCGTTGACCGTCACGGTGCCCAGCTCCGCCACGGATGGCCATCACATGGTCACCGCGAACGTCGCCGCGGCCGGGCTTTACTTCAACACCCAGGCCGACGTGCTGGTCGCGCACAAGATCGATTTCGATACGGGTACGGTGGATGAGGTTCCGTGGCTGTTCGATCCCGATGGATCGCAGAGCAACGGCGTGCAGAACCGCTTTGCCGACGGCAATGCGCACTTCACCTATCGGTTCCCCCTGCCGGCCGATACGACGTCAGCGCAGGTCACGCTGACCATCGACGCCGAGTTCGTGGTGCAGGTCAGCAGCGACAACGCGCACTGGACGACCGTGCTGCAGGAGACCCGTCGCATCACTGATGGCTCGAACAAGGCCGATCGCACCATCGACCTGACGCCGTACCTCGGCGCCGCATCGAACGGCGCCAAGCCGGTCTACGTGAAAGTGTCGGATGCCTTCCCCGATGATGGCTGGGGTGGGCGCGTGTACCACGTCACGGCGAACATCGTCGAGTAA
- a CDS encoding APC family permease: MKDSSAQPPVRDNAFHRSIGLFAGTAINMTQMCGVGPFITIPIMVAAMGGPQAVIGWIAGAILAMADGLVWAELGAAMPGSGGTYVYLREAFQYRTGKLMPFLFIWTMLLAIPLLMSTGIIGMAEYLGFFFPNLGWWPVHLVSVAATALVTWMLYRRIESVRAITIALWIVMLVSVIGVAAAGFSHFNPRFAFTYPPDMFGSHFFVGLGAGLIIGIYDYLGYNTTAYIGDELRDPGRTMPGSIIISVIAMMFVYLLLNISVLGVAPWQDIAQSKSVASLVVERSWGHVAAAVMTVLIIVTAFASVFTGLLGGSRVPFQAAQDKVFLSVFGHLHARHGFPHVALLTMGVVTAIGTFLDLTEVINMLLAATIIVQSIAQIAALVVLRKRQPKLARPYRQWLYPVPCVIALLGWAYVYISASTLSLVLSGVWIVAGLVVFAIWARVNRSWPFAPVEVHETYLGKQ; the protein is encoded by the coding sequence ATGAAGGATTCCAGCGCGCAGCCGCCTGTTCGCGACAACGCCTTTCACCGTTCGATTGGCTTGTTCGCGGGCACCGCGATCAACATGACGCAGATGTGCGGCGTCGGGCCGTTCATTACCATCCCCATCATGGTCGCCGCCATGGGCGGGCCGCAGGCCGTCATCGGCTGGATCGCAGGCGCCATCCTGGCGATGGCCGACGGCCTGGTCTGGGCCGAACTCGGTGCAGCCATGCCGGGTTCCGGCGGCACCTACGTCTACCTGCGCGAAGCGTTCCAGTACCGCACCGGCAAGCTGATGCCGTTCCTGTTCATCTGGACGATGCTGCTGGCGATTCCGCTGCTGATGTCCACGGGCATCATCGGCATGGCGGAATACCTGGGCTTCTTCTTCCCCAACCTGGGATGGTGGCCGGTGCACCTGGTGAGCGTGGCCGCGACCGCGCTCGTCACCTGGATGCTGTACCGGCGCATTGAATCGGTGCGGGCGATCACGATTGCGCTGTGGATCGTCATGCTGGTGTCGGTGATCGGCGTAGCCGCGGCGGGCTTCTCGCATTTCAACCCGAGGTTCGCCTTCACCTATCCACCCGACATGTTCGGCAGCCACTTCTTCGTGGGGCTCGGCGCAGGGCTGATCATCGGCATCTACGACTATCTCGGCTACAACACCACCGCCTACATCGGCGACGAGCTGCGCGATCCGGGCCGGACCATGCCGGGATCCATCATCATCTCGGTCATCGCGATGATGTTCGTCTATCTCCTGCTCAACATCAGCGTGCTCGGCGTGGCGCCGTGGCAGGACATCGCCCAGTCCAAGTCCGTGGCATCGCTGGTGGTGGAGCGCAGCTGGGGCCACGTTGCCGCCGCCGTCATGACCGTCCTCATCATCGTCACGGCATTTGCCTCGGTGTTCACCGGCCTGCTGGGCGGCTCGCGCGTGCCGTTCCAGGCGGCGCAGGACAAGGTGTTCCTCTCGGTGTTCGGCCATCTGCATGCGCGGCACGGTTTCCCTCACGTGGCGTTGCTCACGATGGGCGTGGTGACGGCGATCGGCACCTTCCTCGACCTCACCGAGGTCATCAACATGCTGCTGGCCGCGACCATCATCGTGCAGTCCATCGCGCAGATCGCGGCATTGGTCGTGCTGCGCAAGCGGCAACCGAAGCTCGCGCGTCCCTACAGGCAGTGGCTCTACCCGGTGCCCTGCGTGATCGCGCTGCTGGGCTGGGCCTATGTGTACATATCCGCTTCCACCTTGTCGCTGGTCCTGTCGGGCGTGTGGATCGTCGCCGGCCTCGTGGTCTTCGCGATCTGGGCCAGGGTCAACCGGTCCTGGCCGTTCGCACCCGTTGAAGTGCACGAAACCTATCTCGGGAAACAGTAA
- a CDS encoding glucokinase codes for MPFLAADIGGTHGRVAWMRVSHDAPRGIETLAYRVFACAAFPSLSTLLKAFIDAEVRAPVKHCVLACAGQIVGDEVANDNLPWPIQLTPLRHALGLDDVAVLNDFEALAYALDGPLADGGRHLCGPDAQLGGPTLVIGPGTGLGAAVHIPGAAGGVVLATEAGQMDFAPNSVREREVLAHLAPDGGYVPFEHLVSGPGLLTIYATLCALQGETPKLATPEAVTAAAVACTDALAVEAVEMFCAALGSFTGNLAMAFMASGGVYLAGGFLSSLFDLLKRSAFAVRFLHGRSARTLLAQVPVWVTEHGQHGVHGAAQWYLRHRMQASLRQAAEGGVSA; via the coding sequence GTGCCGTTTCTGGCGGCCGACATCGGCGGCACGCACGGTCGTGTCGCATGGATGCGCGTCTCGCATGACGCGCCACGCGGCATCGAGACGCTGGCCTACCGTGTGTTCGCATGCGCGGCGTTTCCGTCGCTTTCGACGCTTCTAAAAGCCTTCATCGACGCCGAAGTGCGGGCTCCGGTGAAGCACTGCGTGCTGGCCTGCGCGGGTCAGATCGTCGGCGACGAGGTCGCCAACGACAACCTGCCCTGGCCCATCCAGTTGACCCCATTGCGTCACGCACTTGGCCTGGATGACGTCGCGGTGCTCAACGATTTCGAAGCACTGGCCTATGCCCTCGATGGTCCGCTCGCTGATGGCGGGCGCCACTTGTGCGGGCCGGACGCGCAGCTCGGCGGACCCACCCTGGTGATCGGGCCGGGCACGGGCCTGGGCGCCGCCGTCCACATCCCCGGTGCGGCCGGCGGCGTCGTGCTCGCGACGGAAGCGGGCCAGATGGATTTCGCGCCGAACTCGGTGCGCGAACGCGAAGTGCTCGCGCATCTGGCACCCGATGGCGGATACGTGCCGTTCGAACACCTCGTGTCAGGGCCAGGCCTCCTGACCATCTATGCCACGCTGTGCGCGCTGCAGGGCGAAACGCCGAAACTGGCAACGCCCGAGGCAGTCACCGCGGCCGCCGTCGCGTGCACGGATGCCCTCGCCGTGGAAGCCGTGGAGATGTTCTGCGCGGCACTGGGCAGCTTTACCGGCAACCTCGCGATGGCATTCATGGCGAGCGGCGGCGTCTATCTCGCCGGCGGCTTCCTGTCATCACTGTTCGATCTGCTCAAGCGCAGCGCCTTCGCCGTACGGTTCCTGCATGGACGAAGCGCGCGCACGCTGCTGGCGCAGGTGCCGGTGTGGGTGACGGAACACGGCCAGCACGGCGTGCATGGCGCGGCGCAGTGGTACCTGAGGCATCGCATGCAGGCATCGCTGCGCCAAGCCGCGGAAGGAGGCGTCAGCGCATGA